One part of the Sphingobacterium sp. LZ7M1 genome encodes these proteins:
- the argS gene encoding arginine--tRNA ligase produces the protein MAKSIQELLIEKTVEAVNALYGAEIPASQLALQETRKEFEGQITLVVFPVTRFSKKSPEVTGNEIGTYLKENIQEISDFNVIKGFLNLSFSDEYWIELLNKTILPDSFGKYPQNGKKLMVEYSSPNTNKPLHLGHIRNNLLGYSVAEILKAYGYEVIKANLVNDRGIHICKSMLAWQKFGNGETPESAGLKGDHLVGKYYVVFDKEYKKEIDQLKQDGQTEDEAKKNAPLMKEAQVMLQKWEANDAEVINLWKTMNGWVYAGFDKTYKQLGVDFDKFYYESETYLLGKDIIQEGLEKGVFFKKEDNSVWIDLTDEGLDQKLVLRGDGTSVYITQDLGTAQLKYDEFNMDESIYVVGNEQDYHFKVLFAILKKLGKEWANGLYHLSYGMVDLPSGKMKSREGTVVDADDLMAEMIETAKERTEELGKTEGFNEEEKTSLYQTIGMGALKYFLLKVDPKKRLLFDPNESVDFQGHTGPFVQYTHARIKSVLRKAEYTGADVKTPASISTYERDLIQALANYPAIIEASAQEFSPAQLANYAYDLAKLYNKFYHEETILKAEDENVKGFRLQMSASAARIIAESMNMLGIQVPERM, from the coding sequence ATGGCAAAATCAATCCAAGAGCTGCTTATTGAGAAGACAGTTGAAGCGGTAAATGCATTGTATGGAGCGGAAATCCCTGCTTCTCAACTCGCATTACAAGAGACTAGAAAAGAGTTTGAAGGTCAAATCACTTTAGTTGTATTTCCGGTTACCCGATTTTCTAAAAAATCTCCGGAAGTTACTGGAAATGAAATAGGTACTTATCTAAAAGAAAACATTCAAGAGATCAGCGACTTCAATGTGATCAAAGGTTTCTTGAACCTCAGTTTCTCTGATGAATACTGGATAGAACTGTTGAACAAAACCATCCTCCCTGATTCATTCGGAAAATACCCTCAAAACGGTAAAAAACTGATGGTGGAATATTCTTCCCCAAATACCAACAAACCTTTGCACCTAGGTCACATTCGTAACAACTTATTGGGCTATTCCGTGGCTGAAATCCTTAAAGCTTACGGCTATGAGGTGATAAAAGCCAACTTAGTCAATGACCGAGGGATACATATCTGTAAATCAATGCTTGCTTGGCAAAAGTTCGGTAACGGTGAAACACCTGAATCCGCTGGTTTAAAGGGCGACCATTTAGTGGGTAAATATTATGTGGTATTCGATAAAGAATACAAAAAGGAAATTGACCAGCTGAAACAAGATGGCCAAACCGAAGATGAAGCTAAAAAGAATGCTCCATTGATGAAAGAAGCACAAGTGATGCTCCAAAAATGGGAGGCAAACGATGCAGAGGTCATCAACCTTTGGAAAACCATGAATGGCTGGGTATATGCTGGATTTGATAAAACCTACAAACAACTGGGTGTAGATTTCGATAAATTCTATTATGAATCTGAAACTTACCTTTTAGGTAAAGACATCATACAAGAAGGTCTTGAAAAAGGTGTTTTCTTCAAAAAAGAAGACAACTCTGTTTGGATCGATCTAACCGATGAAGGCCTTGACCAAAAGCTGGTGCTTAGAGGTGATGGTACTTCGGTATATATCACTCAGGACTTAGGTACTGCGCAATTGAAATATGATGAATTCAACATGGATGAATCCATCTATGTTGTAGGAAATGAGCAAGATTACCATTTCAAGGTGTTGTTCGCCATCTTGAAAAAACTAGGCAAGGAATGGGCAAATGGCCTTTACCATTTATCCTATGGGATGGTGGACCTTCCTTCCGGCAAGATGAAATCCAGAGAAGGAACAGTCGTAGATGCCGATGATCTAATGGCTGAAATGATAGAAACGGCCAAGGAAAGAACAGAAGAATTAGGTAAGACCGAAGGCTTTAATGAAGAAGAAAAAACTTCGCTTTACCAAACCATCGGTATGGGGGCCCTTAAATATTTCTTGTTAAAGGTAGACCCTAAAAAACGCTTGCTTTTTGATCCAAATGAATCCGTGGATTTCCAAGGTCATACCGGCCCATTTGTACAATATACCCATGCAAGGATTAAATCAGTGCTTCGCAAAGCGGAATATACTGGTGCCGATGTGAAAACACCTGCATCCATTTCAACTTATGAGCGCGACTTGATCCAGGCATTGGCAAATTATCCTGCTATCATCGAAGCTTCTGCGCAAGAATTCAGTCCTGCGCAATTGGCTAACTATGCTTATGATCTAGCAAAACTTTATAATAAATTTTATCACGAGGAAACGATCCTTAAAGCTGAAGACGAAAATGTCAAAGGTTTCCGTCTGCAAATGTCTGCTTCGGCAGCAAGGATTATTGCGGAAAGCATGAACATGCTAGGGATCCAAGTACCGGAAAGAATGTAA
- a CDS encoding Gfo/Idh/MocA family oxidoreductase, with the protein MKNLKVGLIGFSIGGHVFHAPFIDGNPDLELYKVTARKPEQQKMLAERYPNAIGVLSADDIINDPEVDIIAIATSNDVHYSLAKAALEAGKHVIVEKPFTNYSSEADELIALAKEKGLLLSVHHNARYHSDFKTVKKVIESGRLGRVVNYEARYDRFRNFLRAGAWREENLPGSGIHYDLGAHLIDQALQVFGKPESIFADLRVQRDGAKAIDDFEFILSFPGIKVSLKGQMLAKIPTARYAVYGMNGCFVKWGVDAQEALLRDGAVPANIQDWGMEDPAFQGTLSILENGKDVEEKIESEYGSGQDFYKNIVATIKGEEDLFIKPEQARDVIRILELAEKSWAEQRTISLEGELIS; encoded by the coding sequence ATGAAAAATCTTAAAGTCGGATTAATCGGATTTTCAATAGGGGGGCATGTTTTTCATGCCCCATTTATTGATGGCAACCCTGATCTAGAATTATACAAAGTCACCGCACGCAAACCGGAACAACAGAAAATGTTGGCCGAGCGTTATCCCAATGCTATCGGAGTATTGTCGGCAGATGATATCATCAATGATCCTGAAGTGGATATCATTGCGATCGCTACATCCAATGATGTGCATTACAGTTTAGCGAAAGCTGCTCTTGAAGCAGGTAAGCATGTGATCGTTGAAAAACCATTTACTAATTATAGTTCTGAAGCTGATGAATTGATTGCATTGGCAAAAGAAAAGGGACTTCTACTTTCCGTACATCACAATGCACGTTATCATTCAGACTTCAAAACCGTTAAAAAAGTAATTGAATCTGGAAGATTGGGTCGGGTAGTGAATTATGAAGCGCGTTACGACCGTTTCAGGAACTTCTTGAGAGCTGGAGCTTGGCGTGAGGAGAACCTTCCGGGGTCAGGAATACACTATGACCTAGGTGCTCATTTGATCGATCAAGCATTGCAGGTCTTTGGAAAACCAGAATCCATTTTCGCTGACCTCCGTGTTCAGCGCGATGGGGCCAAGGCTATTGATGATTTCGAATTTATCCTGTCTTTTCCAGGGATTAAGGTGTCCCTTAAAGGACAGATGCTAGCTAAAATCCCTACTGCCAGATATGCGGTCTATGGTATGAACGGCTGTTTTGTGAAATGGGGCGTAGATGCTCAGGAAGCTTTATTGCGTGATGGTGCGGTTCCCGCAAATATCCAAGACTGGGGTATGGAAGATCCAGCTTTTCAGGGTACCCTTTCCATTCTGGAAAATGGAAAAGATGTGGAAGAGAAAATTGAAAGCGAATATGGGTCAGGACAAGATTTCTATAAGAATATTGTCGCTACCATCAAAGGTGAGGAAGATTTGTTTATCAAACCTGAGCAAGCGCGCGATGTCATTCGCATATTGGAGCTAGCAGAAAAATCTTGGGCAGAACAAAGAACCATTTCTTTGGAAGGAGAGCTGATTTCCTAA
- a CDS encoding aminoacetone oxidase family FAD-binding enzyme: MKDYDAIIIGAGACGLMCAVQAGLLGKRTLLIERNEKPGAKILISGGGRCNFTNLYTSTDNFVSENPKFLNAVFSQWTVEDTITFFEQFGNIEGHEKTLGQLFPVSNKAKDIVAVFTKLMYDTGQDIWLDTLVTDVQKTDTGFEISYEKNGKKAKISAPKVVLTTGGLPVAKLGASDFAIKLARKFDHRIVETAPALVPLTITGKDANWYASLAGNSVFSRVYNDKISFEENILFTHWGLSGPAILQISSYWKPGEQFTIDLLPKFNLENLIKEERNNAGKRTIGQLLNDHFTKKMVDALGEFLPIQLKIASLSKADAKLVSESIHKFKVKPAGDKGYDKAEVMRGGIATDELSPRTLESKKQEGLYFGGEAVDVTGWLGGYNFQWAWAAGFAIAQDI; the protein is encoded by the coding sequence ATGAAAGATTATGACGCGATAATCATTGGAGCTGGTGCCTGCGGACTGATGTGCGCAGTACAGGCAGGATTGCTGGGAAAAAGAACTTTGTTGATTGAACGCAATGAAAAACCTGGTGCCAAGATCCTGATCTCTGGTGGTGGTCGATGTAACTTTACAAACCTATATACCTCAACAGATAATTTCGTTTCAGAAAATCCGAAATTCCTTAATGCTGTGTTTTCCCAATGGACGGTGGAAGATACCATTACCTTCTTCGAACAATTTGGGAATATTGAAGGCCATGAAAAGACCTTAGGTCAATTATTTCCAGTCTCGAATAAAGCCAAGGATATTGTCGCGGTATTTACCAAGTTGATGTATGATACAGGGCAGGATATCTGGTTAGATACCTTAGTGACTGATGTGCAGAAAACAGATACCGGATTCGAAATCAGCTATGAGAAAAACGGTAAAAAAGCTAAAATATCTGCACCTAAAGTCGTTTTAACTACCGGAGGTTTACCTGTTGCCAAATTAGGGGCATCCGATTTTGCCATCAAGCTGGCGCGTAAGTTTGACCATAGGATAGTAGAGACTGCACCTGCTTTGGTCCCTTTGACGATTACTGGTAAAGATGCAAATTGGTATGCCTCGCTTGCGGGAAATTCCGTGTTCTCCAGAGTCTATAACGATAAGATCTCCTTTGAAGAAAATATACTCTTTACCCATTGGGGACTAAGCGGTCCAGCAATCCTACAGATTTCTTCCTATTGGAAACCTGGAGAACAGTTTACCATTGATCTTTTGCCGAAATTCAATTTGGAAAACCTGATCAAGGAAGAAAGAAACAATGCTGGAAAAAGGACTATTGGGCAGTTATTGAACGACCATTTTACTAAAAAGATGGTAGATGCCTTAGGGGAGTTCCTGCCTATTCAGCTAAAAATAGCCTCCCTGAGTAAGGCTGATGCCAAATTGGTATCAGAGAGCATCCATAAGTTTAAAGTTAAACCTGCCGGAGATAAGGGTTATGATAAGGCTGAGGTTATGCGAGGAGGGATAGCCACTGATGAATTGAGCCCAAGAACCTTGGAAAGTAAAAAGCAGGAAGGGCTTTATTTTGGAGGGGAAGCAGTGGATGTCACCGGTTGGTTAGGTGGTTACAATTTCCAATGGGCATGGGCCGCTGGCTTTGCTATCGCACAAGATATTTAA
- a CDS encoding sigma-54 dependent transcriptional regulator: protein MTTILIIDDERPIRSSLRDILEYEDYKVLDVDNGEDGLKILQKEKIDLVLCDIKMNKMDGMEVLTAAKEFSDIPFIMISGHGTIETAVEAARKGAFDFLEKPLDLNRLLITVRNALEKGSLVKETKVLKRKISKTKEILGDSSGINLIKDTIDKVAPTEARVLITGANGAGKELVARWLHEKSSRSSSTLVEVNCAAIPSELIESELFGHEKGSFTSAVKQRIGKFEQANNGTLFLDEIGDMSLSAQAKVLRALQENKITRVGGEKEIDVNVRVIAATNKDLLKEIEEGNFRMDLYHRLSVILIHVPSLAERKDDIPTLANAFCEEVCAEYSMPVKAFTPDAMKTLQSLPWSGNIRELRNMIERLIILCDKKITEEDVLKFANPGGPITANSLAGNHTSNGFDMEQFTSFQDFKDFSECEFIKYKLERNNWNVSKTADDLDIQRSHLYSKIEKFGLKRD, encoded by the coding sequence ATGACAACAATTTTAATTATAGATGATGAGCGCCCAATCCGTAGCTCGTTACGTGATATCTTGGAATATGAAGACTACAAAGTCCTCGATGTCGACAACGGTGAGGACGGTCTGAAGATCTTGCAGAAAGAAAAAATCGACTTGGTATTATGTGATATCAAGATGAACAAAATGGACGGTATGGAAGTACTGACCGCTGCTAAAGAATTTTCCGACATCCCGTTCATCATGATCTCAGGTCATGGTACCATCGAAACAGCTGTTGAAGCTGCTCGTAAAGGTGCTTTCGACTTCCTGGAAAAACCTCTTGACCTCAACAGGTTATTGATAACCGTAAGGAATGCCCTGGAAAAAGGCTCCTTGGTCAAGGAAACAAAAGTCCTGAAACGTAAAATCTCCAAAACTAAAGAAATCCTTGGTGACTCCTCGGGTATCAATTTGATCAAAGATACCATTGACAAAGTTGCCCCAACAGAAGCCCGCGTATTGATCACAGGGGCCAATGGTGCCGGAAAAGAATTGGTCGCGCGTTGGCTGCACGAGAAATCCTCTCGCTCTAGCTCAACCTTGGTCGAAGTTAACTGTGCCGCAATCCCTTCTGAATTGATCGAATCTGAATTGTTCGGCCATGAAAAAGGATCCTTTACCTCAGCGGTAAAACAGCGAATCGGAAAATTCGAACAAGCTAACAATGGTACCCTTTTCTTGGATGAGATCGGTGATATGAGCCTTTCTGCTCAAGCAAAGGTATTGAGGGCATTACAGGAAAACAAAATTACTAGGGTAGGTGGCGAAAAAGAAATCGATGTCAACGTGCGTGTGATTGCTGCAACCAACAAAGATCTTTTGAAAGAGATTGAAGAGGGCAACTTCCGTATGGACTTGTACCACCGTCTTAGTGTTATCTTGATCCATGTGCCTTCTTTGGCCGAACGTAAGGATGATATCCCAACTTTAGCCAATGCCTTCTGCGAAGAAGTGTGTGCAGAGTATAGCATGCCTGTCAAAGCTTTTACACCAGATGCCATGAAAACCCTTCAATCTTTGCCTTGGAGCGGTAACATCCGTGAGCTAAGGAACATGATCGAACGCTTGATCATCTTGTGTGATAAGAAAATCACCGAAGAAGATGTGTTGAAATTTGCTAACCCAGGCGGTCCGATCACTGCAAATAGCCTTGCCGGAAACCATACGAGCAATGGATTTGATATGGAGCAATTTACCTCTTTCCAAGACTTTAAAGACTTCTCTGAATGCGAATTCATTAAATACAAATTGGAAAGAAACAATTGGAATGTCTCCAAGACAGCTGATGACCTTGATATACAAAGAAGTCACCTGTACAGTAAGATCGAAAAATTCGGACTGAAAAGAGACTAA
- a CDS encoding homoserine dehydrogenase, whose translation MSKKLTIGMFGFGVVGQGLYDIIKTKNLNLEIKKFVIKNADKKRTLPAELFTTDANAILEDPEINTVVELIDDAEAAFEITKRALTTGKNVVSANKKMIATHLEELTEIQNQHGTSLLYEGAVCGSIPIIRNLEEYYDNELLHSVSGIFNGSSNYILSKIFNENQSYDEALKRAQELGFAETDPTLDVGGYDPKYKLAIVASHAYGIYINPDEILNLGIDTLGNADIRYAREKNYKIKLIPLAKEITNNKVVLYVLPKFISKGNILQNVENEYNGVLVKAAFADEQFFYGKGAGGHPTGSAVLSDIAALRYDYKYEYKKHLEAQQVEYSTDYALKVYFRYEDEDVLENIDFISISERFFSDDHKYVIGTINLQEIIAKREIIHQQGNFLAEII comes from the coding sequence ATGAGTAAGAAACTTACCATCGGGATGTTTGGATTTGGTGTGGTGGGACAAGGTTTATACGATATCATAAAAACAAAGAACCTAAACTTAGAGATCAAGAAATTTGTTATCAAGAACGCGGATAAAAAAAGGACCTTGCCTGCGGAATTGTTTACCACAGATGCCAATGCTATTCTGGAAGACCCAGAGATCAATACCGTTGTTGAATTGATCGATGATGCCGAAGCTGCTTTTGAGATTACAAAAAGAGCATTGACAACAGGAAAGAATGTTGTTTCTGCCAATAAAAAAATGATCGCTACCCATCTAGAGGAATTGACCGAGATCCAAAATCAACATGGTACTTCCCTATTATATGAAGGAGCAGTCTGCGGTAGTATCCCTATCATCAGAAACCTAGAAGAATACTATGACAACGAGCTTTTACACTCTGTAAGCGGTATCTTCAATGGTTCTTCCAACTACATCCTTTCCAAGATCTTCAATGAAAACCAAAGCTATGATGAGGCATTGAAAAGAGCCCAGGAATTAGGATTTGCAGAAACTGATCCGACATTGGATGTTGGTGGATATGATCCCAAATACAAATTGGCCATTGTAGCATCTCATGCCTATGGCATTTACATCAACCCGGACGAAATCCTGAATTTAGGGATCGACACATTGGGCAATGCCGATATCAGATATGCCAGAGAGAAAAACTATAAAATTAAATTGATCCCTTTGGCCAAGGAGATAACAAATAACAAGGTCGTTCTTTATGTTCTCCCTAAATTTATCTCCAAAGGCAATATCTTGCAGAATGTAGAAAACGAATACAATGGGGTATTGGTTAAAGCTGCGTTTGCCGATGAGCAATTTTTCTATGGCAAAGGAGCCGGTGGCCACCCTACAGGTTCTGCAGTACTTTCAGATATTGCTGCATTAAGATATGATTACAAATACGAGTACAAAAAACATTTAGAGGCACAACAGGTGGAATATTCAACTGACTACGCTCTAAAAGTTTATTTCCGATATGAAGATGAGGATGTTTTGGAAAACATTGATTTTATCAGTATTTCTGAGCGGTTCTTTAGCGATGATCATAAATATGTGATTGGAACCATTAATCTTCAAGAAATTATCGCCAAGCGCGAAATTATCCATCAACAGGGTAATTTTTTAGCTGAAATCATTTAA
- the metX gene encoding homoserine O-acetyltransferase, whose protein sequence is MSVKTFGYSQDFELESGKKLANLQIAYHSYGKLNEDKSNVIWVCHALTANSDVFDWWPGLFGENELFNDKDYFIICANVLGSHYGTTNPLSIDPDTNLPYYSDFPQFTIRDIVKAHGLLADHLGIQEINTLIGGSLGGQQALEWTVSKTIKIHNLIAIGTNAFFSPWGIAFNESQRLAIEADSSFKEQRNDAGLNGLKAARSMALLSYRTYNAYGTTQVESDHDKTDAYKASSYQAYQGDKLVKRFNAFSYWYLTKAMDSHHLGRGRGQVEQVLSSIEGVNALIIGIPSDVLFPPQEQEFIAKHIPNAEYYELHSFFGHDGFLIETKTLTQVIGNFLEKHNTKAENHLNLIKE, encoded by the coding sequence ATGAGTGTAAAGACTTTCGGATATAGCCAAGACTTCGAATTAGAGAGTGGTAAAAAACTGGCAAACCTACAGATAGCCTACCATAGCTATGGAAAGCTAAATGAGGATAAATCCAATGTAATTTGGGTATGTCATGCATTGACTGCAAATTCAGATGTTTTTGACTGGTGGCCAGGATTATTTGGCGAAAATGAGTTATTCAACGATAAGGATTATTTCATTATCTGTGCCAATGTACTGGGCTCACATTATGGGACGACGAATCCCCTATCCATTGACCCTGACACCAACCTACCCTATTATTCGGACTTTCCTCAGTTCACGATCAGAGATATTGTTAAAGCACATGGACTATTAGCTGATCATCTAGGGATCCAAGAAATCAACACCTTGATTGGAGGATCTCTAGGCGGTCAACAAGCTTTGGAATGGACGGTATCCAAAACCATAAAGATCCATAATCTGATTGCTATCGGAACAAATGCGTTTTTCTCACCGTGGGGTATCGCATTCAATGAAAGCCAAAGGCTTGCGATCGAAGCAGATTCCAGCTTTAAAGAGCAAAGGAATGATGCTGGATTGAACGGATTAAAGGCGGCCCGCAGCATGGCATTATTGTCGTATAGGACATACAATGCCTATGGAACGACCCAAGTGGAATCGGACCATGACAAAACAGACGCTTACAAAGCATCCTCCTACCAAGCCTATCAAGGGGATAAATTAGTCAAGAGATTCAATGCATTTTCCTATTGGTATTTGACCAAAGCCATGGATAGCCATCATCTAGGCAGAGGACGTGGACAGGTGGAGCAAGTATTAAGCTCAATTGAGGGCGTCAATGCCCTGATCATAGGTATTCCTTCGGATGTGCTATTCCCTCCACAAGAACAGGAATTCATCGCGAAACATATTCCAAATGCGGAATACTATGAGCTGCATTCCTTTTTTGGACATGATGGCTTCTTGATTGAAACAAAAACCCTGACTCAAGTCATAGGCAACTTTCTTGAGAAACATAATACAAAAGCAGAAAATCACTTAAATTTAATTAAAGAATAA